A segment of the Vibrio sp. 16 genome:
GTATAGGCTGTGGTGGCGCTATGTCACGCACCTTAACGAGAGACGTGTTCTCGGGCGCAGAGCTCCATAAGGTAAATAGCTTAATCAGCATGTGTGTGATTTTTTCGCCTCTTATCGCACCTGTTTTAGGAGGCTATCTCACAGAAGTGTTCGGTTGGCGTTCTAGCTACATGTTTCTCGCGCTATTTGGTATCGCAGTCGTTATTACCATGATGACAAGCTTTATGGAAACACTGCCAAAAGAGAAACGTCGCTATGAGAAAGTCACCGACAGCTATCGCTACGTATTATCGGACCGACGCTTCCAAGGCTACCTAATTTGCTTGGTGGCAACGTTTTCTGGTGTCGCTATTTTTGAAGCGGCGGCAGGTGTGCTGCTCGGTGGGGTGTTACAACTTCCTGCAACCACCGTCAGTTTACTTTTTGTAATGCCGATTCCGGGTTACCTAGTCGGTGCCGCACTTTCAAGCATTATTGCTGCGAAGAAGAACGAAAAAAGTGCGCTGATGTTCGGTTTATTTGCCATTATGGCTGGCTCTTTGATTGTATTGATTCCTGGCTTGATGGGGCAAACTACAGCGTTGACATTAGTCGGCGGAGCAACCATTTATTTCTTGGGTGCGGGCATTCTTTTCCCTGCGGCCACGACAGGTGCGCTCTCTCCACTGCCCTATCATGCAGGGACTGGCGGTGCGGTTCTTGGGGGCATGCAAAACCTCGGTGCTGGCTTAGCAACCTTAGGAGCATCCATGATTCCAACCACTAATCAGATGCCTTTAGGTGCATTGATGTTGATCATGTCATTACTCGCGCTGATTGGTCTTATTCGCGTTTACCGTAAACACGACCAATCTAATGATCAAATGCCATTGGCTATCTAAAAAAGGAGCTCATTGAGCTCTTTTTCTTTATTTTTCCACTACCATTTTTTCATGATTCGTCCCATCAGGTTGGGATGATAAGACCAGCAGTGATCGAACATTGTCATTAACTCAGGATTGCCATATTTAGACAGGCTGATGGCATGAAAGCGGTTTTTATGCTCTTTCAGTTCATCAACCTTGGCGATCATCTCTTCTGACTGTTTAGGCGCAATAAAGTCCGAGATCACCACCATATCCGCGTTTCGGTATTTGTCTCCGGTCATTAAGTCGATTGACTTCATAAGCACGGGCTCTAAATCTGTACCACCGTGGAAGCTGTAGGTGAGAAAATCACTCGCTTCTCTTAAGCCATCTTGCTTCGTCAGCT
Coding sequences within it:
- the emrD gene encoding multidrug efflux MFS transporter EmrD codes for the protein MSASSQVIKLTFLIAILTAVGQMTQTMYVPSIGHMANEFLVSPAALQAVMACYLIPYGFSQFIYGPLSDRLGRKPIIIVGLVIYILGTIMALFAHQYEWFLAGSFIQGLGIGCGGAMSRTLTRDVFSGAELHKVNSLISMCVIFSPLIAPVLGGYLTEVFGWRSSYMFLALFGIAVVITMMTSFMETLPKEKRRYEKVTDSYRYVLSDRRFQGYLICLVATFSGVAIFEAAAGVLLGGVLQLPATTVSLLFVMPIPGYLVGAALSSIIAAKKNEKSALMFGLFAIMAGSLIVLIPGLMGQTTALTLVGGATIYFLGAGILFPAATTGALSPLPYHAGTGGAVLGGMQNLGAGLATLGASMIPTTNQMPLGALMLIMSLLALIGLIRVYRKHDQSNDQMPLAI